The proteins below are encoded in one region of Nitrososphaerota archaeon:
- a CDS encoding class I SAM-dependent methyltransferase, whose protein sequence is MPSYGLGSLWSRIEDALRGLIPVYDKVNRVISLGQDLRLRRLAVAKAIKGRDLLVLDAGCGPGTMSKTILDLTDCVKQIILLDPLKEMLKQSKHRLGDERCAFVQAIFEHLPFKAGLFDASVSAFALRDAFDLTRALTELSRVVKCGGVMLILDLGKPSSRLLQAAIGVYWRILAPLLASAYIGKEGLIYRLLYHTYLKLPTNAHLKEMVGRLFTRIELEERMMGGVIILLAVK, encoded by the coding sequence TTGCCTAGCTATGGGCTCGGTTCACTCTGGAGCAGAATAGAGGATGCGCTCAGAGGGCTGATACCAGTCTACGACAAGGTAAATAGAGTGATCTCTTTAGGCCAAGACCTCAGGCTGAGGCGCCTAGCTGTGGCTAAAGCGATTAAGGGTAGGGATCTTTTAGTACTTGATGCTGGCTGCGGACCCGGTACGATGAGCAAAACAATCCTCGACTTAACAGATTGCGTGAAGCAGATCATACTCCTCGACCCCCTTAAAGAGATGCTTAAGCAGTCTAAACATAGGTTGGGTGATGAGAGGTGTGCGTTTGTGCAAGCGATCTTCGAACACCTGCCTTTCAAAGCCGGCTTATTCGATGCTTCTGTCAGCGCTTTTGCACTCAGAGATGCCTTTGATCTAACCAGAGCGCTCACCGAACTCAGCCGTGTAGTTAAGTGTGGTGGGGTTATGCTGATCTTGGATCTAGGTAAGCCCAGCAGTAGGCTGCTTCAAGCTGCCATTGGAGTTTATTGGCGGATCTTGGCGCCGCTCTTAGCTTCAGCCTACATAGGCAAAGAAGGGCTAATCTATAGGCTACTTTACCACACGTACCTCAAGCTACCAACTAACGCTCATCTAAAGGAGATGGTTGGGAGGCTTTTTACACGAATCGAGTTGGAGGAGA